TGATCCAACAGCGGATGAAAGGAGCGCTGTGCAGGGATACAGCGTAGGTGTTTCCCTGCTAAACGATCTGCAGCGATTTGCACCATTACAAGGGCATATGGAGCAACCAACGTATACATACAACTGAAGtgcctgtgtaacccacacaccttctgggtgtggtgttctgtcccagctagtggcactgagaccacttagagagagagttaaatgagtccgCTCTACAGTATTACCTAACAAcgagttggcttttagctcatgcactaaactccagaggtcccaggttcgatcctgcctgccgatgactggggtctgtcaacGTTGCAACTGTAATAACATAGCTGCAATGACATGGGCTGCACTGAGCCAAGTGATAATCTAGGAAGTTCAGCTTCAGACATCAGAACTACTGGGAGCCAGTCCTGCCCCTCTGGAACATGCCCTGCAGTCCcgcacagctgggactggggaGGCAGAAATCCAGCAGCTGTGGTTAGCCCAAATTAGCCACAAGGTGTCACTTTTGCTCTGCATCCGAAAATGCTGCTCTCCTGCAGTGACTGTCTGTCTCCTGTATGTATGTCCTGCCCCTtgcccctctcctgctgctgtttGGGTTTcattccaacccttctctgaTGGGTACTGCCAGCTGGCCATGACACCAGCCACACAAGGTGGCAGCTTGGTGCAATGAGCACAGGGCAGGTGCTGTGCGCCTCTGGTAGCAGCCCAGCAGGTTCACTGGCCTGAGCCTGTGCTTTTGCCTACCTACGGGCCACAATTTCATGTTTCCGAGGAACAGACGGACCATCACTGTTAACCTGGCCTGTGCAGTGGGATGGCTGCAGGGCTCAGCAGCCGGCATGGCCCGAGCCGGGGCAGACTCAGGCCTGGGCCAGCTGCTGTTTGCGGTCCAGACTTAGGGTGACGAGATAGCTAGTGTgaaaacccgggggggggggggggggaataggcacctatataagacaaagccccaattatcgggactgtccctataaaaaggGGACACTTGGTCACCCTGTCTGGGCGGGGCAGGCTCTGCCAGTAGCAACAAGGAGCTAAACACAGGGCCCGGCTAGTCACCAGCGGCTGTAATGCCCCCGCACACTCCCacgggagcaggagcagggagcctGGGCCGGGCCAGCGCAGCCCTGTCTGCGCGCGACGTTCCCTGGGGAGAAGCGGCTCAAAGCGGGGTCGGGCAGCGCCGGGAGGCGGAGTCAGCGCGTCAgacgagggggcggggggggggggcggatgcCGCGGGGCCACAGGGAGGGCTCAGCTCTCGGACAGTTACGCGAGACTTTGTGAGATTCGGGGACGGAACCAGGGCGCTGTTTCCCCATTGGTTGCTGTCTGCCCCGCGTGGTTGCTAGGAGACAGGTGTAAACAGAGCGGAAAGCTGCCGGAGGCGGCATGGCAACGAACTACAAAGCggggcaggtgagagctggggggcggggacccCCCGGTACCCTAATGACCCCGGCCCTATCCCCACACGAGACCCCaccgacccccacccccacccgcctcGCTGACCCCTGTCCCCCCCGCGGACCCCACTGACCCCAGTCCTACCCTGCCCGACCCCTCTTACATCCTCCATGGGTCCGACCAACCCAGGCCGTACCCCCCATGGTACTGCCCACCTCCCACGGGCCCCCCAGAGAACTCCCCCCCAACCTCCCAACACCCCCAGACCTCCCCACGGTTCTGCCCCTCAGCCCTACCTCTCCCAAACCACCCCCCACAGGCACCAACCTGGGGCCCCTAACCTgtccccatgcaccccccccaACACTGCCCTAGTCCAAGCCATCTAGGTCCCCCAACACTCCCCTCAGGCCTGACACTCCCTTAGGTCCCCCACTAACAcccccccattccaacctctCCCCCAATGAGACAGATCCCTACACAGAACCCCCCAGAGAAACAATCTCTTCCCCTGAGACTGCCTCCCACACAGCTCCACCCAACACCTTCAGCTTTTGCCCCCTCAGGCTGCCCCTTTTCGATGGCAGGTCCAGCCTGGGCCCTGCCACCACAGCTGTGGGGAGctcatggccagggcttcccACCCATGCATGGCCGGGAATTCGGAATCATGCCCACCCCCTTTACagcagaggaaactgaggcccagtggGAGGCAACTTGTCCAAGGTCGCAGTGCAGGTGTATCTAGGGTCCCTGGCTCCAAGCTAACCCATGGCCCGCTCCCAGCCCGAGCTCCttcccccaggccaggctgcctGCCCACTGGGCCATGCTGGAAGCTCATGATCTTGGTGTTTCTGGGTTGCTTCACAGGCTCCAGGGCCAGCTTGCATGCATTCCAAGCAGGAATAGGGTTTTGTGAGCCCTCCTCACCGCTGGCCCCCTGCTGTTAAGGGCACAAGGGTGTCAGTGCAACTGGATGGGCTGGAGAGATCTCTGACAGGGGAGGTGGTAGGTTTGGGAAATGGGCCATCCCAGACTATTTAAGCATACCCTGAGTATCTGCAGtgagcgtagggtgaccagatgtcctgattttatagggacagtcctgatatttggggcttttttttatatgggctcctattaccccacacccccatcctgatttttcatacttgctatctggtcaccctaagtgggcgGTGGAActctctggctctgctgcctctgttTAATGGTCTGCCCCCTCTCTCTTTTGCAGTATGAGGATGCCTTCATTGCACAGAATTTGCAAAACTGGACCCTGCCCAAGCTCTACAAGGAGGTAGGACGCCTCTGCCCTCACCCTGCATTGCCTGCGCTCCCCTTTCACAGGGACGCATCTCAGAGCTCTCTGCAGGCCTCACTGTGCTGCAGCTGTacctcacctgtgcaggaaggGTGGCTGCACCATCTCACAACACAGCGCGCACCCAGGAGCCTCTTAGCCCAACGGCCTCCTCTGCTGTTCTTCCTGGCTGCTCCCAGTCAGGAGTTGTTAGCCTCTAACATGAGTTGGAATCCAATGGAAGGGTGTGGCAATAAGATAGTGTCAATAGAGCCAGAGTAATCTGGAGACAGACCCTGCCTCCCACTTGCCTCTGTGCTGGGATCACACCAGGGTGGGCCAGGCAGCCAGTTTGGGGACCTACAAGTTTGGATCACATGCAGCTGGGAAACCCTGTTTGCCCAGGCCCCAATGCTGAGAGCCAGGGTGATGGACTCCCGCTGCCCTCCCAGGCCCTCCCTCATAGCCCAGCCCCAGAGTGGCTGTTTCCGTCCATTTCTGTTCTGCCTCCACGTCAGCAGTTTAACCCGTTTTTTTCCTTCTGCCCTCAGCACCCCTCTGCCCGGGAAGGCTACACCCAATTTATAGCCAATGACCGAGGACacctgctccccacagtgccACGTTCAAAGGTGAGTGGGCTGCTTTGGCTCCTGTCTGCTAAGCAGTTTTCAGGGTTTGGAGTTGGGAGCCCAGTAAGTGGGCAAGTAACTATCTGCCTTGTCtctggtgcccatcaccatggtatctaagccCTGCCAGGTACATCAAACCTGCACTGTGAAGGCTATAGGGAACTAAACTGAGCAGCAGAGTCCAAGCCCTGGGTGATCAGCTGGTGACAACTCCTCTTCCTCATGTCCCCTTGTTGAATCACATTGAGAAGTTAACCCTGAAGGCCCATGCCCATTAGCACTCAGTGCTGGTCCCGGCCCCAGGGAGGGGTGTGATCACGAACAGGAGGGGATGTGCCCATGAGCCCCCACTAGAGAGGGTGCTGCATTTTGCCCTTCCTGGCCTGGGTTTGAGGGAGTTCTGCGTGGGGAAGTTATTTTCTAACCATGAGCTAGGAAACCAGCTGGCTTTATGCAGGGCCCATCTTTCCCCGGGCACCCAACCCACTGTGCAGAGCCCACTCCTGGTAACACTAGCTCTGCCTGGTGAGGTGAAAGCCCAGGCTGTGCCTCCCTTAGAGAGGGTGCAGCTAGCCAGGGCCAGCATTTAGTCAGCCCAGGAAGTCGGTgcggaggagctgggggcagcagcTGGATTCCTGGGttgttcctgcccccctcagaactagAGCTAGGGAAGCTAAAATTGTGTGTGAACCTGGTTGTTGCTGGATGGGTTTCCCTGCGGGGCAGGAAGCTTTGGGTAGTGGGGGTCTCACTGCCAGCTAGCAGGGTTCAGCCCCCTTCAGACATGGCTGTAGCAGGCCTTTGATGCCAGTGCAGACAGGGCTGCTCTGTCTCGGAGAGTTCTCAGGGCTCTGCTGCCCAAGACCAAAGCcatctcccccctgccctgcaggctTCCCCCTGGGGCACATTTATGGGAACCTGGGAGATGCCACTGAAGATTCCCCCAGCCAAACTGAACCTGACCTCCCGCTCGGCTGCCGCAGCCTCGCACCTCACGGACTGGATCCACAAGTCCACTGCACTGACCAGCGCCTGCAACGGCCTCCGCCCGCAGATCACTGGCAAGGTAGGGAGCCCTGTGTGCAGGGGCCGCACCTTCCTACAGGGAGCAGACAGCACCTGTTTGCTGAGGCTTGGCTTGAACCCTTGCAGAACAGAGTGTGGGGGCCCAGCCTGTGGGCCTCCTCAATGGGCACTAGGAAATGGCAAGTGTATATAACTGTTGGCACTAACCTGTGCCTGGCCTGACTGACACGAGGGTGTCTGGGTCTCTGAGCTGGGCAAATGAGCAGAGTGAGGCTGTGCCCCAAAATACCAAGGCCAGGGTTTATAAAGCCAGCTGGGGGTGTCCCAAAGGCAGATTTCAAGGACACTCTCCTAGCCTCTTGTCCATCCTTTCAGAGTGTATTTAATCTCCTGAACATGGCAGCCTgtgctgtgctggggaggggctgaCTCAGCTGCATGGCAAAGGCACCTCAATGGGCTGCCATACCCCCATCAGCAACCCACACACAAATAAAACCCTAATCTCTGTACTCAGCATAGCAGAGGCTAATGCTGAGGGTTCGTTCTCATCTCGCATAGTAATGTGCTCTGGAAACTGACAGCCCCTGGTAtttggggaggtgctggggggtttTCTCTGCTGGCTTGCAGGGCTGCATCGGCCAGTGTGATGGGGCTGTTAGGTTCAGTATAGCCTTGGTTGTGCACTCTGCCGTGGCAGCTTGGGGCGTGTGCccatgcagtgctgcagctgtgccagcagggggagctcacAAACCACAGCTCTCACTACTGCCAGTCTCCAGGTACTAAGTGGGAGCTGCCCAGAATGCAGaaatgcccctgccccagctgctcctggTAGTGCTGAGTGGCATCTCTTTTCTTACCTGACAAACTCGCTCTTGCACAGAAGCCCATGCCCCAAGTAGGTAGGGACCTTTGACCTCTGCCCACATTGCCCTCCCAAGGGAGGAGCTGGGAACCCATAGACCTATGGTGGATGTAGGTCATGTTGGGTACACTACCCAGGGCAGGAAGAAGGGGCTCCTGGTAATAGGTAGGCAGGTCAGGCCTGACAAGTTTTCCCAGTGGCCAGAATCCCTTCTTGCACTCACAGGACACTGGCCAGCCCGTTTCTAAAGGGTTAACTTTGCAGCACTGACAGGAAGGTCTCCAATGCCGCTGGGGTCAATGATGGGAGCAGAtgggccccggccctgggtgGTGCTTGAGTGGCACCAGTTCATCCTCAGGTGTCAGTGGAAATAGCCCgttccagcagcactgcagaagggaaggagttatCACCCAGCCTGGGGATGGACCTACTAGGAATGCGGAGACCCAGGCAGAGgaagaactgcagcaaaccctctGCATGGGGGCCCAGGTGCAGAGCCCAACTGGCAGTAAAGAGCTTGCCTATAGTGCCAGCTCTGCCCTTCACATTCCTCTCCCCCTCTGGCTTCGCAGTGCTCCTCCATGGCACTGATGGCCTCTGTGCAGCACCCCAGCAGGGTTCAAAGCACCAAGGGCAGGGTTCAAACCACCATTGCGCTTCTTCCTCCCTAAACAGCCTCGAGAGCCTGAATCACACACGCAGCCCACAAAGGAGCTTTCCAGTAAGAACAGCCGAGCATCTAGCAGAGGCTCCCAGGGCCCCAGGTCCTCAGCCAAAATGCCCCCTGAAGAAGAGGCTTATCACAAAGGATCCACCCCCTCCAAGGTCCCACTATCACGCCAGCCTGGCTGCATGGATGTTCGAATCAAAGGAGCTACCTCCCAAGAGATCTCAGGTTCGCGCAAGCCAGGATCAAAGGAGGCTTGGCACAGAGGAAGCATATCATCTGAGGTCCCATTGTCACGCCAACCCGGCTGCATGGATGTTCGAATCAAAGAGATctcctcacccaaagtcccagcTTCCAACCGACCTCCTTCAAGGGAAGCTAATCCCAGGCGAGCCATCTCCGCCGAAGTCCCAGCTGCAAGTCGACCTGGGTCAATGGAGGCTAAAGCCAAAGGAGTCAGCTCACCTGAGCTCGTGGTTTCAGGTTGTCCTGGGTCAATGGAGGCCAATCCCAGGGGAGCCATCTCACTTGAGGCGTTGGCATCAGGCCGCCCTGGTTCAAAGGCTAGCGAAGCAGCTGAGACCCAGAAGAGGATGTCAAggagggcagcagaggggaacgGGAGCATGTCACCCAAGATGGAAGGGTCAGCAAGATCCCAGTCCTGCCCTGAAGAAAGATTTGAGCAAACATTCAACTGAAGGTCAAAGCAAATTCTATGCCCGAGACACGAACGCTAATGAGATCAAGGACAAACATCTTGCTCAGCATTTCAAGCCTTCTGGCCCTATACTTTCTTCAGTTCTAGTCACCTTCATCCCCAGGCTGGAGGTGTTTCCTTTCCCTCCATCTAGTTGTAAATCTCAACTTTTAATCCTGTTTGTGAGCTAGATTCTTTGCGAGtaggaactcccccccccccccccccggataagAGTGAGCCCAACCGACCCAGCAGTGACACAATCGACTTCCCAGCCTGTTGAGCCCCAAGGTCGGGGCTCTCAGACCAAGACGCTGCCTCACAGGGACATTCACCCATATGCACAAATTGCTTTTCAATCTGAGCATAGGAACAAAACCAGCCAGGGCTGATGCCCAGGTTGGCAAGAGGGTGGCTGGTTCTGAAGGAGCCCAAGTGATGCTGATGATTCGACAGTACCATGTGGCCAGCGTGTGTGTTCATGGTAATCaacacaaaaataaaactaaaaaacaaaaacaaaacaaaacaaaatctcccACCAGTTTTCATTTACCATCATTAGCATCAGTGGCAGGCCATGGGCTGACATTCACCATCCACTCCCACAAGCGTTAGCACCGAGGGCCATGGGCCAGCACACAACCTTCACTCCCACAAGCATTAATGCCAAGGGCCTTGAGCCGGCACTCACCCTCCATCCACCATGGCTCCTGACAGCATGCTTGGTGCTGCAGCATCAGATCATGCTAGAACACAGTATGCCTTGCCTCTTGCTCTCCATGGGTCACGTCTAGGTTCTAATTGCAGGGGGGCTACAATCTTCTCCATTTCAGGCTGAttagctgcagccctggggctccgggTGAGATGCCTTTGCAGCCACTCGTGGACTCACCGAGTTTGATATGTTGAGCGCTTTCCTGCAGGGTTGGCTCTTCTTCTAGCACAGCTAAGAGCTTCACTCACCCCAGTAACAACAGCCAATGGGGAGCAGTCTAGTCATGGAGCAAACACAAAGCCAGTCGCCAGGGGGGCTCTGTGCAGTTCTGACTCCGTCCCAAGGGGATGCAGGCTGCAATGCCTCAGTATTGCACCATCTGTAGCATCACGTTTTCAGGCTGGCTCTTGTCTgcccagcatgggggagggggagccaggccTACCGCACTCAGCGCTGGCAGAAGAATCATCTTTGCGACGCATGGGGGATGCTTTCACTGCACTGTAGGTCCCCTGTGCTTGTCTAAAATGCAGTgatgagcggggggagggggctggcaggggctagGGAACCCAACACCTCTCAGCAGCTGGTTTGAACCCAGCCCTGGATCGGAGTGAGCCAGAGAGGGGATGCAGTGCACAGAGCAGCGATCAGATTGTGGGAGCAGGGGGCATTCTGCAATTCCTAACAGGCATCATCGAGCTCCCTAACAGCAGCCCCAGAGAGGCCCCAGCTTGAATGGAGATGGAGGCTGGGTGGAGCTCTCCAGGGCAAGGCCTGTGGGCCAAGGGAAGCAGGTCAGGCAGCACCTTTATTAGCATCAATCTGCATTACAGAAAAATAACTTATAAGAGTCAGGCTGGAGGGCAACAAGCCTCGGCTGTAACATGCATCACCTGGCCAAAGCCCTTAGCGCACCTGATCCTGTCTGGCCCCACCTACAGCGAGGCTATGGCACACGCTCCCAGCTAGACAATGCCACCACCGGGGCCCAGCATTAGGCTCCTCCATGCTCATCCTGCCCTTCCACTCTGACTCGCCTCCCTTTGCTGGTCCCAGCCTGAAGAAGTTTGATCAGCAGCAGCTGAGGAGCATGGGTGCACAAGGGCACACAGGACTGGATCCTCCCAATCCCACCCTGGTATGCCTTCCATCAAATAGAAGCCACACCCAGTGCCTCCTAGCGAGCCCAGAATAACCTGCAGGAACTTAACCAGTTGGCCAGTGACATCCACCCCACTCTCTTAAGATGAGATGCAAGCCTAGGTTCGATTTTACAAGGCAGGTTTCAAATGGACAGAAAAATTGTAGGCAAAACACCAGAAAGGGCATGATGGAAACATGGCTGCCCCGCTTTCTGCAACTGTAAAACCAgtgcctgcctctgctgcttctcCCCCAGAGTTACCAGTTCCTGGGCTGCCCTGATTCCCCAGAACTCAGAGCATGGCTTCCCATCGCCCTGTCTGTATTGAAGCCAACTCGGTGCCGGGAGCGTTTGTGAGAGGGTAATTAGGCATGGCAAAGTCCAAACTTAACAGTTGGCATGTGCCAAACAACAACTGATTAGAAATCAAGAGGACTCCAATTGAAAGTCATTTTGGCAACTGCAGAATATAATTGGTTATAAACTGAAATACAACAATTTTCACGCTTTGGGAGAAGGTAACTCCTGCTGAGCTGCCATCAGTGGATGGCTGCAGAATAGTGATCTACAAAGGGGATGGGATTAAGTCTGTGTCCccatccccccaacacacacactttctgatggggaggggaaggctggaggtttttaagatatTTGTCCCCGCTTGATTTTTGAATTTGGAGATTCAGGTCTTCTCGGGGCTTGGAGACCTCTGTGGTGACTGAAGAACCAGTGAGGATGACAACATCGCATAAGTGAAAGCTGAACACCTGGCAGGGGGAAGGGTTTATTCAGACTGTTACACTCCTGTGTTTGCTTTTGCTGTTTTGTGTTTTGCAATTTTGTAATTGTAAACTAGGAATCATCAAGCAGGTGTTTCCAGTGGGATCCCGCAGGGACCGGTTCTct
Above is a window of Chrysemys picta bellii isolate R12L10 chromosome 20, ASM1138683v2, whole genome shotgun sequence DNA encoding:
- the CFAP126 gene encoding protein Flattop isoform X1 codes for the protein MATNYKAGQYEDAFIAQNLQNWTLPKLYKEHPSAREGYTQFIANDRGHLLPTVPRSKASPWGTFMGTWEMPLKIPPAKLNLTSRSAAAASHLTDWIHKSTALTSACNGLRPQITGKPREPESHTQPTKELSSKNSRASSRGSQGPRSSAKMPPEEEAYHKGSTPSKVPLSRQPGCMDVRIKGATSQEISGSRKPGSKEAWHRGSISSEVPLSRQPGCMDVRIKEISSPKVPASNRPPSREANPRRAISAEVPAASRPGSMEAKAKGVSSPELVVSGCPGSMEANPRGAISLEALASGRPGSKASEAAETQKRMSRRAAEGNGSMSPKMEGSARSQSCPEERFEQTFN
- the CFAP126 gene encoding protein Flattop isoform X2, translating into MATNYKAGQYEDAFIAQNLQNWTLPKLYKEHPSAREGYTQFIANDRGHLLPTVPRSKASPWGTFMGTWEMPLKIPPAKLNLTSRSAAAASHLTDWIHKSTALTSACNGLRPQITGKDTGQPVSKGLTLQH